CTCCTTGCTGATCAACTATAACTCCAGAAATTGGTATTCTTACATTAAAGAAGGTTTTCGGATTTGTTTCAGCTACAATTTCGCTATTACTTTTTAATTCTGGAAGCATATTTTTAGGTATATTAAGCTGCTCTATTATTTCATCATCCCATTTTAAAGAATGAATATTAAGAAGCATCGTTCTAGATGCTGTTGCATAATCTGTGACGTGAGCTTCTCCATTAGTAAGTTTCCATATAAGCCAACTATCTGTTGTTCCAAATAAAAGTTTTCCTTCTCTTGCTTTTTCTAGGGCATTAGGCACATTTTCTAGTATCCATTTAATTTTTGTAGCTGAAAAATATGGATCTATTGCAAGTCCCGTTTTTTTACGTACTTCCTCACTAAACTCTTTATTCTTTTTTAATTCCTCACATATTTTAGCTGTTCTTCGGCATTGCCATACAATAGCGTTATAAATTGGTTTCCCAGTAGTTTTATCCCAAATTATTACAGTTTCACCTTGATCAGCTATGCCTATAGCTAAAACTTCATTTGGATTCACTTTACTTTTTTTAAATGCTTCATTAACAGCATCCATTGTAGCTAACCATATTAATTCTGGATCTTGCTCAACCCAACCTGGTTTAGGGTGAATTCGTGGAATCTCTTTATAGCCTAAAGAAATTTGGTTTGCATTTTCATCGAATATAACTGCTTTTGTTCCAGTAGTACCTTGGTCAATTCCTAGAATATATTTTTTATTCATTTTAAAACCTCAATTGTTTCTATAGGTAAATGACAATTAAAGGATTTTAATGCGTAATGAAGTTTTTCTTCTAAATCCTTGTAATCATTAGGGTGAGAGTCCCCTATTATAACAAAGAATCTTTGAGACTCTTCGCAATGAATAAAGATTGAAATTAAGGAGTGCAAAACGCTTTTTGGAAATAAAGGGATTAAGCCAAACTTTAGTATTGATAACTCAATATGGTTAAGATATGCTTTATGATTATTTACTTGTATTGAGTCTTGTGCTATAACTTTTATCGTTTTATAAGTAGTTTTTTCATTAACCATTTTGGATAATGAACCTTGCGCATGATCTTTTGCTGAACTATACTTTTCTTTAGCTTTTTCAAGTTCTCCCCATGTTACGCATATACTTGCTTTACCTTCAGGATCAAAAAACACTACGTTTCCATCTAAAAGAGAGGCATTTTCACTTAGCTTAACTCTCCAATTAACTGGATAATTTAGTTTAAAATTGTAAATTGAAAATAGAGAATACATTTTCTTTCAAATCCTTAAGTATATTCTCTAGAAACTTCCTCTACTTCTCTGTACCATTTTTTTCTTTCTCCTATTTTAGCTCTCATTCTCCATTTTAGGGTTTTAGGATGTTTTTCAATACTTTCTAGGATTTTATCTATTTTTAATTTAACATCTTCAACATCTTGTTGGGTTAAGTCTTTAAATGATGGAAGAAGCTCTTTTACTTTTTGGAAGTTCCCCGTCACAGTTTTCCATAATCCCCAATCTTCACTACATAGCTTTGCTATATAAGTTGAATTTATTATTTCTTTATCACTAGAGCCTATTTCATGCTCTCTAATGAGCATTACTGCATCTACTACATCTTTTTCCGTAAGTTTTGCAATTTGCATTTTCGTTAAAAGCAATTCTGCGAGTGGTAATGTAGGAAAATCGATTTCAAGCCGATTTTCAATTGGAATATCATGAGAAAACTCTAATTTATCAAAGAATACATCGCTATGCCTTCCATAAATAGGATCATTAAAGATAAATCTATTAACATGACCAAATTCAACTGCAAATACTTTAGCCATAATTTCATCATATGTATATCCAAGTTCAACAAAGAGTTTTTTAATATCCTCTTTAAAGCGGCTATAAGATACATAATCAATATCTGAAAAAGCTCTACCAAGTTTATCTTGAATATAACCATAATTAGGACAGTGAATTCTAGAAGCTACAGCTCCTATAAGTCTTAAAATTATTTTTCTTTCTTCAGCAGCGTTAACAACTCTGAAAGCTTCTTCTATGAATCCTGAAAGAATCTTAGACATTTAATTAACCCCCAATTTATTAGGCTTTAGGTTAATAAATAAGCTTTACTTTCTTATCTATAGCACAATTATACAGTTATGGTATTTTAAATAGTGGATGGTTTTTATCTATAATCTTTTTTCCAAACTCAATTCTTAATTGAGCTAATGCTGCATCTATTAGGGCTATAGCTGGGAAGATAAAGCTAGCGTATTCTATTGGTCCGTAAAGAATAAAGTCAGCACCAAAAACTACTGGTAAGGCATTAGCTGAAGCTACGCAAGGATATTTAGCTTGAATATTCATTTTAGTTTTTAATCCTCGCCAAGTTCCAATAGCATTATGAGGGCCGCAACCAACCGGTAACCCTAACTCATTTTTTAATTCAAATAAAGCTTTAGAAGCTAACCCTAAACTTGGAATATCGATGACGGCTGTATCTATCATTGGTTGAGTTACTCCAACTTTCTGGATTATTGATAAAAGGTTTTTTATTGTTTGTATTTTTCCAGTTGAAGTGAAATCTTTTGGGCTAAAGCCAAGTAAAATAACTGTTTTAACGTTATGCTCTTTAATTTTTTCTAACTCTTCCTTTTTATGCTCTGGAAGAATTGAATTATAAATTATAGGATTTTTTATTCCAACTTCTTTTACATATTTTAAACCGGCCAATCTTACGTTTGGGGATGCTCCTCCAATAAGAATAGGGGCGTCAGTAACTTTAGATACAAAATCTAAAAATTTTATTATTGCTTCATTAGTTGAGCCGCCTACATCTACCATATGCGGATTTCCAGTTTTATCAGAGTATTCCTCTTGCATTTTAATATAATTTTCAGCTTTATCTTTATCGAATTCTCCTTTTTTATGGTCAATTACAATTTTTTCTCTGGCATAAAAAATCGAGCCTATAAGCACGGTTGGTCTTTCTCCAGGGATCCCACCAACTTTAACTTTTCCAATTTCAAAGATTTTTTGTTCATTTTTAAATTGATACATAATTAAATACTCCAAAATTTTTTAATAATATAGTTAAGGTAACATTAAAAATGGAATAGAAAAACATTTATAAACATATATGTGTTAATAATTAAATAGTTGTTTTTGAGGTAGAAAAGTTTGGTTAGTAAAGTGGCCTCTAAAAAAGTTAAAGTTAAACCACTTAAAAAGAAAGCTAAAGTTGAACCTCCTCAAATTAAGGGTTTAAAAACTAGAATTAAAAATCTTCAAGCTAAATTAGCTGAGGCTGAAGCTGCAAAATCAAAGTTGGAAACTGAAGTTTCTGAGCTTAAAGCTAAATTAGCTGAAACTGAAAAACAACTTGAAGAAGCTAAAAGCAAAATTAAAGAGCTTGAATCTAAACAACAGCAAGCATAATAAAACTAAAAAATATTAAGAAAAACCCGTTAAGACTAAAATAGGTTATGTTAGGTTCTTTAAGCGCTTACTGAAAATTCTCTAACCTTAATATAAGGCGTTATTATCGAAGAGTCTATTGAAATGCCTTGGCATTGTTTTTGAACTTTTCCAACATTATCAATTTTTTTTAGAAAATCTAAAATATTTCCTGCAATCATAGCATTTTTTACTGGAAACTTTATTTCTCCACTCTCAATTTTATACGTTGTTAAACCAACTACGGAAAATTCTCCAGTCACAGCATTAGATGTGTGAGCCCCTATAATATTTTTAACATAAATGCCTTCTTTAACATCTTTTATTAAAGACTCAAAATTTTCCGTTCCAGGCTTAATAATCAAGTTCGTTGGAGCTGCTTGAGGTTCAACAGCATATTTTTGAATAAGTTCTGATGTTAACCTTAAACCGTTTCCTGAAGGGTTTTTTCCTTCCCTAGCAGCTGAAAAAGAATCGTATAAATATGTTTTTAAAATTCCCTTTTCAATTATTGATTTTGTTTCTGTAGGAGTACCTTCATCATCATATGGTTTTGAGCCGACAGCACCTTCAATTTTTCCATCATCAATAATAGTTAGTAAACTTGATGAAATTTCCTGGTTAATTTTCCCTTTTAAAGGTGATTGATTCTTTTGTACCATATCAGCTTTAACTTCATGGCATAACGTATGGATTAATAACTCTGAGATAGCTTCAGGAGCTAAAACAACATCCATAACTCCACTTTTTATTTGTTTAGGGTTCAATTGAGAAAGAGCTGTTAAAGCTGCGACTCTAGCTGTTTGATAAGCTTTTTCTTCATTAAAAACCCTGCTTATGTAATCTTCTTCACCTGAAGAAAACTCATTTAAGTTTTTAGCAATAACTTCAATTGAAACATTATAGATGGTTGATGGGTAACCTACTTGAAGACCAAGAGAATTAGCTAGATAAACATAATAGGTAATTAATGTTAAGTGACCATTAATAGAGTTAATTTTCTCATCTATAGTGGCGGAGTCAACTATTAGTCTACCGATTTCCGTTAATTGCTCTAAGTTTATAGTGGAGATTTCAGAATCATATATGCTTTTAACTGTTTGTACTCTTTTAGAGAATGGAAAACTTGCATTTGAAAAATCTATTTTTCTAAATCTAGATGAGCGTATAGCATTTTTTACAGCTTCTTCTATAGAGTTTTTATTTAAATTTAAAGTGAAAGCTGAACCAAGATATTGTTTTCCAAGTTTCTTAGTTATTACTCTAACGCCTAATCCTTGATCATTTTTATGCTCTATTGTTTTAACTTCATTCTTTTCAATAATTAATGTTAAAACTTCACTTTTAGTAATTAAAGCTTCAACTTGAACTGCATGCTGTTTTTCAGCATACTTTAATGTATACTCTAATACATCATACATTTTAAATTTTTCCTCCTACAACTACTTCTTGAACTGCTATATGTGGACTTCCATCACTAGCAGGGATAAATTGAGAATTTTTACCGCAAAAGCCTGGATGATGCTCAAGATCTTTTCCTATAGCGAATATTTTTTTAAGTGTTTCTAGAGTTAATCCTGAAAGGGAAACATCAAGCAGGGGCTCCGCTATTTCCCCTTTATTTATTAAAAAAGCTTCTTCAGCTGAAAATTGAAATACACCTTTTGCTGGATCAACTTGTCCTCCTCTAGAACCTTTAACATAGATACCTTCTTTAACTACTTCAAGTAATTCTTCAAAAGAGAAGTCTTTTGGAGCAAGATAAGTATTACTCATTCTAACTATAGGTTTATAATTGTATGAAGCTGCTCTAGCTCCTCCATTTCCTTTCATCCCAAGTTTTTCTGCAGATTCTCTATTCAAAATGTAGCCTTTTAAAACTCCATTTTCTATTAAAACTCTTTTAGTTGTAGCAACACCTTCATCATCATATTTTGCGCTTCCCCATCCTCCATTTAAAGTTGAATCATCAAAAATAGTAACTTGTTCTGAAGCTATTTGCTCTCCTAATTTACTAACTAGAATTGATTGATTATTTATGATGTAATCTGCTTCACAAGCATGACCGATAGCTTCATGAATAAATGTTCCAGCAATTCTTGGATCTAAAATTGCTTTAAATCTTCCCTTAACTGCAGGTTTAGCTTTAAGCATATTCAATGCTTTTTCAGCAGCTTTAACAGCGTATTTTCTTAAATCTATTTTATTAAAAACTTCAAATCCCGATATAAAACCTTCAGATTCATGAATTGAAGTTAATTTTTCTCCTTCTTTCGCCACAGCTTTAACACTAAAATAAATTCTGTTTACTTCGCTTAATATTTCAGCTCCATCACTTGTAACAATAGATTTTTCACCACATTCATCAAAGTATAATGCTGAAGAGCTTACAATTTTTTCATTAAATTTTTTAGCTGTTTCACCAAGTGTAAATGCAATTTTCATTTTTTCTTCAATCTCTATTGAAGCTAAATCTTTTTCAACATGAATTTTCTCTTTATCTTTGATAGGTTTAAATAAAACTACATTTATTTCTTTTTTAGATTGAGAAGCTGCAGCTTTTCCAGCCTCAACAGCAAACTTAGAAATATTTTTCACGTAATTCTCGTTTCCTTCAGTTAATGAAGAAGCGGCGAAGCCCCAAGCTCCATTTACTACGGCTCTTACACCAATACCGAAAATTAAACCTGAAGAAGCAACTTCAAATCTTCCCTGAGCATACTTAATAGAGGTAACTTTAATTTTTTCAACTCTAGCATCAACATATTTAGCTCCAAGATTTAAAGCATAGTTTACTGCTTTTTCAGCTAATTCCAGATTCATTTATTTAAGCCTCCAAAAACTCTAAGTTTCATTTAAGGAGATAAAAAAATTAATTTTTAAATAAAAGTTAATTGAAGATTTAAT
This is a stretch of genomic DNA from Candidatus Bathyarchaeota archaeon. It encodes these proteins:
- the mtrH gene encoding tetrahydromethanopterin S-methyltransferase subunit H; protein product: MYQFKNEQKIFEIGKVKVGGIPGERPTVLIGSIFYAREKIVIDHKKGEFDKDKAENYIKMQEEYSDKTGNPHMVDVGGSTNEAIIKFLDFVSKVTDAPILIGGASPNVRLAGLKYVKEVGIKNPIIYNSILPEHKKEELEKIKEHNVKTVILLGFSPKDFTSTGKIQTIKNLLSIIQKVGVTQPMIDTAVIDIPSLGLASKALFELKNELGLPVGCGPHNAIGTWRGLKTKMNIQAKYPCVASANALPVVFGADFILYGPIEYASFIFPAIALIDAALAQLRIEFGKKIIDKNHPLFKIP
- a CDS encoding TldD/PmbA family protein — encoded protein: MYDVLEYTLKYAEKQHAVQVEALITKSEVLTLIIEKNEVKTIEHKNDQGLGVRVITKKLGKQYLGSAFTLNLNKNSIEEAVKNAIRSSRFRKIDFSNASFPFSKRVQTVKSIYDSEISTINLEQLTEIGRLIVDSATIDEKINSINGHLTLITYYVYLANSLGLQVGYPSTIYNVSIEVIAKNLNEFSSGEEDYISRVFNEEKAYQTARVAALTALSQLNPKQIKSGVMDVVLAPEAISELLIHTLCHEVKADMVQKNQSPLKGKINQEISSSLLTIIDDGKIEGAVGSKPYDDEGTPTETKSIIEKGILKTYLYDSFSAAREGKNPSGNGLRLTSELIQKYAVEPQAAPTNLIIKPGTENFESLIKDVKEGIYVKNIIGAHTSNAVTGEFSVVGLTTYKIESGEIKFPVKNAMIAGNILDFLKKIDNVGKVQKQCQGISIDSSIITPYIKVREFSVSA
- a CDS encoding TldD/PmbA family protein, giving the protein MNLELAEKAVNYALNLGAKYVDARVEKIKVTSIKYAQGRFEVASSGLIFGIGVRAVVNGAWGFAASSLTEGNENYVKNISKFAVEAGKAAASQSKKEINVVLFKPIKDKEKIHVEKDLASIEIEEKMKIAFTLGETAKKFNEKIVSSSALYFDECGEKSIVTSDGAEILSEVNRIYFSVKAVAKEGEKLTSIHESEGFISGFEVFNKIDLRKYAVKAAEKALNMLKAKPAVKGRFKAILDPRIAGTFIHEAIGHACEADYIINNQSILVSKLGEQIASEQVTIFDDSTLNGGWGSAKYDDEGVATTKRVLIENGVLKGYILNRESAEKLGMKGNGGARAASYNYKPIVRMSNTYLAPKDFSFEELLEVVKEGIYVKGSRGGQVDPAKGVFQFSAEEAFLINKGEIAEPLLDVSLSGLTLETLKKIFAIGKDLEHHPGFCGKNSQFIPASDGSPHIAVQEVVVGGKI